A single region of the Corallococcus caeni genome encodes:
- a CDS encoding monovalent cation:proton antiporter-2 (CPA2) family protein, whose amino-acid sequence MSFLHQALVFLAATVVAVPLFKKLGLGSVLGYLAAGAAIGPYGAGLISDVENILHIAELGVVLLLFVIGLELQPSRLWNLRRSVFGMGGAQVVVTGLLLAVVGKVLGLSWGAAIIAGFGLSLSSTAFALQLLAEKNQLTTEHGQLAFGILLFQDLAVIPLLAALPLLGVVETPSTEPGWLMAAKAVGVVVLVVLAGRYLLRPVFRAVAGVHSQELFTATALLVVVGTASLVSAVGLSMALGAFLAGVLLSESEYRHELEADIEPFKGLLLGLFFIAVGMSVNLALLAREPLRVLALVLGLTALKALVLYGLGRVGLQKPGSAVSLAVVISQGGEFAFVLFSLAVSFHVMDRAQADLLVLVVGLSMVVTPFLSAAHERWVAPRFLKKGPQREYNVAPEEDHPVIIAGMGRVGQVVARLLRARRIGFTAIDASAEHIDFIQRFGNQVFYGDASRLDLLRAARAEKAKVFVLAIDDMAASLRTAQMVKEHFPHLTIYARARNREHAYRLLDLGVTHLVRETFDASLVMAGDVLQEMGLTFAEARRSVERFREHDESLMLESAKVFKDEKKMMEVIVRARRELELLFEKDEADQKSV is encoded by the coding sequence ATGTCCTTTCTGCATCAGGCGCTGGTGTTCCTGGCCGCCACGGTCGTCGCCGTGCCCCTCTTCAAGAAGCTGGGGCTGGGCTCCGTGCTGGGCTACCTGGCGGCGGGCGCGGCCATCGGGCCGTATGGCGCGGGCCTCATCTCCGACGTGGAGAACATCCTCCACATCGCGGAGCTGGGCGTGGTGCTGCTGCTGTTCGTGATTGGCCTGGAGCTGCAGCCGTCGCGCCTGTGGAACCTGCGCCGCTCCGTGTTCGGCATGGGCGGCGCGCAGGTGGTGGTGACGGGCCTGCTGCTCGCGGTCGTGGGGAAGGTGCTGGGCCTGTCCTGGGGCGCGGCCATCATCGCGGGCTTCGGCCTGTCGCTGTCCTCCACCGCGTTCGCGCTCCAGCTGCTCGCGGAGAAGAACCAGCTCACCACCGAGCACGGTCAGCTCGCCTTCGGCATCCTCCTGTTCCAGGACCTGGCCGTGATCCCGCTGCTGGCCGCGCTGCCGCTCTTGGGCGTGGTGGAGACGCCCTCCACGGAGCCCGGGTGGCTGATGGCCGCGAAGGCCGTGGGCGTGGTGGTGCTGGTGGTGCTGGCGGGCCGCTACCTCTTGCGGCCGGTGTTCCGCGCGGTGGCGGGCGTGCACAGCCAGGAGCTGTTCACCGCGACGGCGCTGCTCGTCGTCGTGGGCACCGCGTCGCTGGTCAGCGCGGTGGGCCTGTCCATGGCGCTGGGCGCGTTCCTCGCGGGCGTGCTGCTGTCGGAGTCCGAGTACCGCCACGAACTGGAGGCGGACATCGAGCCCTTCAAGGGCCTGCTGCTGGGCCTGTTCTTCATCGCCGTGGGCATGTCCGTGAACCTGGCGCTGCTCGCGCGCGAGCCCCTGCGCGTGCTGGCGCTGGTGCTGGGCCTCACCGCCCTCAAGGCGCTGGTGCTGTACGGGCTGGGGCGCGTGGGGTTGCAGAAGCCTGGGTCCGCGGTGAGCCTGGCGGTGGTGATTTCGCAGGGCGGTGAGTTCGCCTTCGTCCTCTTCTCCCTGGCGGTGTCCTTCCACGTGATGGACCGCGCGCAGGCGGACCTGCTGGTGCTGGTGGTGGGCCTGTCCATGGTGGTGACGCCGTTCCTGTCCGCCGCGCACGAGCGATGGGTGGCGCCGCGCTTCCTGAAGAAGGGCCCGCAGCGCGAGTACAACGTGGCGCCGGAGGAGGACCACCCGGTCATCATCGCGGGCATGGGGCGCGTGGGGCAGGTGGTGGCCCGCCTGCTGCGCGCGCGCCGCATCGGGTTCACCGCCATCGACGCGAGCGCGGAGCACATCGACTTCATCCAGCGCTTCGGCAACCAGGTGTTCTACGGCGACGCGTCCCGGCTGGACCTGTTGCGCGCGGCCCGCGCGGAGAAGGCCAAGGTGTTCGTGCTGGCCATCGACGACATGGCCGCGTCCCTGCGCACCGCGCAGATGGTGAAGGAGCACTTCCCGCACCTCACCATCTACGCGCGGGCGCGCAACCGCGAGCACGCGTACCGGCTGCTGGACCTGGGCGTCACCCACCTGGTGCGTGAGACGTTCGACGCGAGCCTCGTCATGGCCGGCGACGTGCTCCAGGAGATGGGCCTCACCTTCGCGGAGGCCCGCCGCTCCGTGGAGCGCTTCCGCGAGCACGACGAGTCCCTGATGCTGGAGAGCGCCAAGGTCTTCAAGGACGAGAAGAAGATGATGGAGGTCATCGTCCGCGCCCGCCGCGAGCTGGAGCTGCTGTTCGAGAAGGACGAAGCCGACCAGAAGTCGGTTTGA
- a CDS encoding sensor histidine kinase — translation MSAPTTGPAYEAVFAAIPDPAYLLDGTGRLVSCSAAGARALGRAAGELSGRHWSELGLPHEALTALEAARVRVVTLRESTTVEAPWPGAQGVRRHALVLTPLGTDADASPAVLVTARALTEAEAIYSRALELEQAARAEVETAERRRSFLYQAMTTLFTHPPDPQGMYTLLAHLAVPDLADWCLVDALEQGPWVGRAAVACLDPTQQERARGLPTRTEVHDDAPVGLLRVLRTGEPELVPAVTESLLRAAAAEPAHPAMLEALQARSYMIIPLRARGHTLGAVTFVSSGSGRRYGPDDLALAEDLCLRASLAIDNARLVGESRRAARAREDLLAVVSHDLKNPLGVVQLGAALLLRGTAGKPGGEAVAKQATRINDAAERMSRLISDLLDWGRLEAGHLPLELGEHTAVALATEALEAIRPLAEAKGLHLEADLPTEGLRVKCDRSRVLQVMGNLLGNAVKFTPPGGTLAVKAVMRGGEVSFDVRDTGNGITPDALPHIFDRYWQARDAAARGTGLGLAIAKGLVEAHGGTIRAESILGTGSVFTFTLPVAHVGMPVAAPQAAAAGMSRPRDTYEH, via the coding sequence ATGAGCGCTCCCACGACTGGCCCGGCCTACGAAGCGGTCTTCGCCGCCATCCCCGACCCTGCCTACCTCCTGGACGGCACGGGCCGGCTGGTGTCGTGCAGCGCCGCGGGCGCCCGGGCGCTCGGCCGCGCGGCGGGTGAGCTTTCGGGACGTCACTGGAGCGAGCTGGGGCTGCCGCACGAGGCGCTGACGGCGCTGGAGGCCGCGCGCGTCCGCGTGGTGACGCTGCGGGAGTCCACCACCGTGGAGGCGCCCTGGCCGGGCGCGCAGGGCGTCCGCCGGCACGCGCTGGTGCTCACGCCGCTGGGCACGGACGCGGACGCGTCCCCGGCCGTGCTGGTGACGGCGCGGGCGCTCACGGAGGCGGAGGCCATCTATTCGCGCGCCCTGGAGCTGGAGCAGGCCGCGCGCGCGGAGGTGGAGACCGCCGAGCGCCGCCGCTCCTTCCTCTACCAGGCGATGACGACGCTGTTCACGCACCCGCCGGATCCGCAGGGCATGTACACGCTGCTCGCGCACCTGGCGGTGCCGGACCTGGCGGACTGGTGCCTGGTGGACGCGCTGGAGCAGGGCCCGTGGGTGGGCCGCGCGGCGGTGGCGTGCCTGGACCCGACGCAGCAGGAGCGCGCCCGGGGCCTGCCCACGCGCACGGAGGTCCACGACGACGCGCCGGTGGGCCTCTTGCGCGTGCTGCGCACGGGCGAGCCGGAGCTGGTGCCCGCGGTGACGGAGTCGCTCCTGCGCGCGGCGGCGGCGGAGCCCGCGCACCCGGCGATGCTGGAGGCGTTGCAGGCGCGCTCGTACATGATCATCCCGCTGCGCGCGCGCGGCCACACGCTGGGCGCGGTGACGTTCGTGAGCTCCGGCTCCGGGCGCCGCTACGGCCCGGACGACCTGGCGCTGGCGGAGGACCTGTGCCTGCGCGCGAGCCTGGCCATCGACAACGCGCGGCTGGTGGGTGAGTCCCGCCGGGCCGCTCGCGCGCGCGAGGACCTGCTCGCCGTGGTGTCGCACGACCTGAAGAACCCGCTGGGCGTGGTGCAGCTGGGCGCGGCGCTGCTGTTGCGCGGCACGGCGGGCAAGCCGGGCGGCGAGGCGGTGGCCAAGCAGGCCACGCGCATCAACGACGCGGCCGAGCGCATGTCGCGGCTCATCTCCGACCTCTTGGACTGGGGCCGCCTGGAGGCCGGGCACCTGCCGCTGGAACTGGGCGAGCACACCGCCGTGGCGCTGGCCACGGAGGCGCTGGAGGCCATCCGGCCGCTGGCGGAGGCCAAGGGGCTGCACCTGGAAGCGGACCTGCCCACGGAGGGGCTGCGCGTGAAGTGCGACCGCAGCCGCGTGCTCCAGGTGATGGGCAACCTGCTGGGCAACGCCGTGAAGTTCACCCCGCCGGGCGGCACGCTGGCGGTCAAGGCGGTGATGCGCGGCGGCGAGGTGTCCTTCGACGTGCGCGACACGGGCAACGGCATCACGCCGGACGCGCTGCCGCACATCTTCGACCGCTACTGGCAGGCGCGCGACGCGGCCGCCCGCGGCACCGGCCTGGGGCTGGCCATCGCCAAGGGCCTGGTGGAGGCGCACGGCGGCACCATCCGCGCGGAGAGCATCCTGGGCACCGGCAGCGTCTTCACCTTCACGCTGCCCGTGGCGCACGTGGGCATGCCCGTCGCCGCCCCGCAGGCCGCCGCGGCCGGCATGTCCCGCCCGCGCGACACCTACGAGCACTGA
- the cheB gene encoding chemotaxis-specific protein-glutamate methyltransferase CheB encodes MKTEPLRILVAEDSPTARRLLVEILRTDPALAVVGEAKDGLEAVDLCQRLQPALVTMDIQMPRMDGLDATRRIMTEVPTPVVVVSTLVERDIQTSMAALRAGALAVLQKPVGPESPDFEADSRRLRDTLKAMAQVKVVRRWPDRAATPTPHQETTPTPAFRAPAVLAMAASTGGPAALYRILSDLGGQATPPPPILLVQHIALGFGNGLATWLGTATKLRVKVAEDGEPLTPGTVYLAPDDKHLGVTQDHRAQVSGAAPIQGFRPSANWLFRSVARAYGQTALAVVLTGMGQDGLDGIRDLHQAGGRVIAQDEATSVVYGMPAVVVGANLAHEVLPLGQIARRLLALLQPGVRTP; translated from the coding sequence ATGAAGACCGAACCGTTGCGCATCCTGGTGGCCGAGGACTCGCCCACCGCCCGGCGGCTGCTGGTGGAGATCCTGCGCACCGACCCGGCGCTCGCCGTGGTGGGCGAGGCCAAGGACGGCCTGGAGGCGGTGGACCTGTGCCAGCGGCTGCAGCCCGCGCTGGTGACCATGGACATCCAGATGCCGCGCATGGACGGCCTGGACGCCACCCGCCGCATCATGACGGAGGTGCCCACGCCCGTGGTGGTGGTGTCCACGCTGGTGGAGCGCGACATCCAGACGTCCATGGCCGCGCTGAGGGCCGGGGCGCTGGCGGTGCTCCAGAAGCCGGTGGGCCCGGAGTCCCCGGACTTCGAGGCGGACAGCCGCCGGCTGCGCGACACGCTCAAGGCCATGGCCCAGGTGAAGGTGGTGCGCCGCTGGCCGGACCGCGCCGCCACGCCCACGCCCCACCAGGAGACGACGCCCACCCCCGCCTTCCGCGCGCCCGCCGTGCTGGCCATGGCCGCGTCCACCGGAGGCCCCGCCGCGCTCTACCGCATCCTGTCCGACCTGGGCGGACAGGCCACGCCCCCGCCCCCCATCCTGCTGGTGCAGCACATCGCGCTGGGCTTCGGCAACGGCCTGGCCACGTGGCTGGGCACCGCCACGAAGCTGCGGGTGAAGGTGGCCGAGGACGGCGAGCCGCTCACCCCCGGCACCGTGTACCTGGCCCCGGACGACAAGCACCTGGGCGTCACCCAGGACCACCGCGCGCAGGTGTCCGGCGCCGCGCCCATCCAGGGCTTCCGGCCTTCCGCCAACTGGCTGTTCCGGTCCGTCGCGCGGGCCTACGGGCAGACGGCCCTGGCGGTGGTGCTCACCGGCATGGGCCAGGACGGCCTGGACGGCATCCGGGACCTGCACCAGGCGGGCGGGCGGGTGATTGCCCAGGACGAGGCGACGTCCGTCGTCTACGGCATGCCCGCCGTGGTGGTGGGCGCCAACCTGGCGCACGAGGTCCTGCCGCTCGGGCAGATCGCCCGCAGGCTGCTGGCGCTCCTACAACCTGGGGTACGGACACCCTGA
- a CDS encoding hybrid sensor histidine kinase/response regulator has translation MDRDRLAQALLDSFLEELEGHVVSLNRDLLALEQAPARAKELIPGLLRTLHSVKGASRAASAAMVENACHRMEEVLEPLIHGRTPTPDLFELCFATVDALDDAGRRLAARQELAGSPLEALLPQLEQAAHGLPPQAPAPVPGPSPKPSQPPASEEAEPELPVPAQVSGETLPVRVSGQKLDALLGRSGELRVAMLRLEGHAESLEALRDDVAGLRETVRGTKSETTLRRVELELARVARVLAQDRRALFQSSTGLDDEVRRSRMLPFEEGCTGLERAARDVAHGLGRRVRMEVHGGGLDLDRSLLQSLREPLLHLVRNAVAHGLEAPEERVRHGKPEEGRVVLSARLRGSRVEVAVEDDGRGLDLEALRERARTRGLEVPEDDEEAARLVFLPGLSTAAKVTAVSGRGVGLDVVRAQVEALRGSVEVAFKAGQGTRFTLDVPLTLSTLRVLLVAVGGQTLALASEGVDRLLRLSPSDVREVEGRMSWVTPDALVPLASLAAVLDLPAGPPKARPSAVVLSAGTAQAALVVDEVIAEQEVLVRSLGSRVKRARHVAAAAVMPDGRMALLLSPASLVRAAGGRPSAHFFPTPKEQAARRRVVLADDSPTTRMLEQSILEGAGYDVTACADGAEAWERLQAGGADAMVMDVEMPRMDGFQVTEAVRASPRFGRVPVVLVTSREKPEDKARGLQAGASAYIVKSAFDPTSLLETLRRLL, from the coding sequence ATGGATCGCGACAGGCTGGCGCAGGCACTGCTGGACTCGTTCCTGGAGGAGCTGGAGGGGCACGTGGTGTCCCTCAACCGGGACCTGCTCGCGCTGGAGCAGGCCCCGGCGCGCGCGAAGGAGCTCATCCCCGGCCTGCTGCGCACGCTGCACAGCGTGAAGGGCGCGTCGCGCGCGGCCAGCGCCGCCATGGTGGAGAACGCCTGCCACCGCATGGAGGAGGTGCTGGAGCCGCTCATCCACGGGCGCACGCCCACGCCGGACCTCTTCGAGCTGTGCTTCGCCACGGTGGACGCGCTGGACGACGCGGGACGCAGGCTGGCGGCGCGCCAGGAGCTGGCCGGCTCGCCGCTGGAGGCGCTGCTGCCCCAGCTGGAGCAGGCCGCGCACGGCCTGCCGCCCCAGGCCCCGGCGCCCGTGCCGGGCCCCTCCCCGAAGCCCTCGCAGCCCCCCGCCAGCGAGGAGGCCGAGCCGGAGCTTCCCGTCCCCGCGCAGGTCAGCGGGGAGACGCTGCCGGTGCGCGTGTCCGGGCAGAAGCTGGACGCGCTGCTGGGCCGCAGCGGCGAACTGCGCGTGGCGATGCTGCGCCTGGAGGGCCACGCCGAGTCCCTGGAGGCGCTGCGCGACGACGTGGCCGGGCTGCGCGAGACGGTGCGCGGCACGAAGTCCGAGACGACGCTGCGCCGCGTGGAGCTGGAGCTGGCGCGGGTGGCGCGCGTGCTGGCGCAGGACCGCCGCGCGCTGTTCCAGTCCTCCACCGGCCTGGATGACGAGGTGCGCCGCTCGCGCATGCTCCCCTTCGAGGAGGGCTGCACCGGCCTGGAGCGCGCCGCGCGCGACGTGGCGCACGGCCTGGGCCGGCGCGTGCGCATGGAGGTGCACGGCGGCGGGCTGGACCTGGACCGCTCCCTGCTCCAGTCCCTGCGCGAGCCCCTGCTGCACCTGGTGCGCAACGCGGTGGCGCACGGCCTGGAGGCGCCGGAGGAGCGCGTGCGCCACGGCAAGCCGGAGGAGGGCCGCGTGGTGCTGTCCGCGCGGCTTCGCGGCAGCCGGGTGGAGGTGGCGGTGGAGGACGACGGGCGCGGCCTGGACCTGGAGGCCCTGCGCGAGCGCGCCCGGACCCGGGGCCTGGAAGTGCCCGAGGACGACGAGGAGGCGGCCAGGCTCGTGTTCCTGCCGGGCCTGTCCACCGCGGCGAAGGTGACGGCGGTGTCCGGCCGGGGCGTGGGCCTGGACGTGGTGAGGGCCCAGGTGGAGGCCCTGCGCGGCAGCGTGGAGGTGGCCTTCAAGGCGGGCCAGGGCACCCGCTTCACGCTGGACGTGCCCCTCACCCTGAGCACCCTGCGCGTGCTGCTGGTGGCGGTGGGCGGGCAGACGCTGGCGCTCGCCAGCGAGGGCGTGGACCGGCTCTTGCGCCTGTCGCCTTCCGACGTGCGCGAGGTGGAGGGCCGCATGTCCTGGGTGACGCCGGACGCGCTGGTGCCGCTGGCGTCGCTCGCGGCCGTGCTGGACCTGCCGGCGGGGCCCCCCAAGGCGCGGCCGTCCGCGGTGGTGCTGTCGGCGGGCACCGCGCAGGCGGCGCTGGTGGTGGATGAAGTCATCGCGGAGCAGGAGGTGCTGGTGCGCTCCCTGGGCAGCCGCGTGAAGCGGGCGCGGCACGTGGCCGCCGCGGCGGTGATGCCGGATGGGCGCATGGCGCTCCTGCTCAGCCCCGCGTCGCTGGTGCGGGCCGCGGGCGGGCGCCCCTCCGCGCACTTCTTCCCCACGCCCAAGGAGCAGGCCGCGCGCCGGCGCGTGGTGCTGGCGGACGACTCGCCCACGACGCGCATGCTGGAGCAGAGCATCCTGGAGGGCGCCGGCTACGACGTCACCGCGTGCGCGGACGGCGCGGAGGCGTGGGAGCGGCTCCAGGCGGGCGGCGCGGACGCGATGGTGATGGACGTGGAGATGCCGCGCATGGATGGCTTCCAGGTGACGGAGGCCGTGCGCGCATCGCCGCGCTTCGGGCGGGTGCCGGTGGTGCTCGTCACGTCGCGCGAGAAGCCCGAGGACAAGGCGCGCGGGCTGCAGGCCGGCGCGAGCGCCTACATCGTGAAGAGCGCGTTTGATCCGACGAGCCTGCTGGAGACGCTGAGGCGACTGCTATGA
- a CDS encoding methyl-accepting chemotaxis protein, with product MSIGNRIALGFGLSLLVLLIIAGVAFQGAQQLTTTTEGLLEAHNNYKLLREVRALIVDAETGQRGFILTGEETYLRPYQNALAELRTDLDALRPAMARYPDQRARFAKLEPLVLNKLDELAETIRVRREQGFEAAQAIVKTNRGQREMESIRETIYEMRDTEEERWKQYSDAATQAAQRSLWVLALGTLLGLAIVGVGSFVITRGITDPLRKLTFGAEQLGKGDLTHRIDVRGKDEMADLAGAFNSMAERRQQAEVQLAKQAEQREHTLKTVAEFVNQLAGASSEILASTTEQVAGAQEQGTAVTETVSTIEEITKTSEEAAGRARAVSESARHSEEVGRSGRRAVEEAVSSMGAVRDQVESIASRILALAEQAQAIGDIITTVNDISEQTHMLALNASIEASRAGEHGRGFAVVASEVKALADQSKKATAQVRQILGQIQKATHGAVMTTEEGTKSVSAATRVVTEAGTTIQQLADLLTQASLTAAQIAASANQQATGIGQIRQAMHDVNQATQQGLISSRQTERAMQDINAMGQKLKGLLGEFGR from the coding sequence ATGAGCATCGGGAATCGCATCGCGCTGGGCTTCGGGCTGTCCCTGCTGGTGCTGCTGATCATCGCGGGCGTGGCCTTCCAGGGCGCCCAGCAGCTCACCACCACCACCGAGGGCCTGCTGGAGGCCCACAACAACTACAAGCTGCTGCGCGAGGTGCGCGCGCTCATCGTGGACGCGGAGACGGGCCAGCGCGGCTTCATCCTCACTGGTGAAGAGACCTACCTGCGCCCGTACCAGAACGCCCTGGCCGAGCTGCGCACGGACCTGGACGCCCTGCGCCCGGCGATGGCCCGCTACCCGGATCAGCGCGCGCGCTTCGCGAAGCTGGAGCCCCTGGTCCTGAACAAGCTGGACGAGCTGGCGGAGACCATCCGCGTCCGCCGTGAGCAGGGCTTCGAGGCGGCCCAGGCCATCGTGAAGACCAACCGCGGCCAGAGGGAGATGGAGAGCATCCGGGAGACCATCTATGAGATGCGCGACACGGAGGAGGAGCGCTGGAAACAGTACTCCGACGCCGCCACCCAGGCCGCGCAGCGCAGCCTCTGGGTGCTGGCGCTGGGCACCCTGCTGGGCCTGGCCATCGTGGGCGTGGGCAGCTTCGTCATCACCCGCGGCATCACCGACCCCCTGCGCAAGCTCACCTTCGGCGCGGAGCAACTGGGCAAGGGCGACCTCACCCACCGCATCGACGTGCGCGGCAAGGACGAGATGGCCGACCTGGCCGGCGCCTTCAACTCCATGGCGGAGCGCCGCCAGCAAGCGGAGGTGCAGCTGGCGAAGCAGGCCGAGCAGCGCGAGCACACCCTCAAGACCGTGGCGGAGTTCGTCAACCAGCTGGCCGGCGCGTCCTCTGAAATCCTCGCCAGCACCACCGAGCAGGTGGCCGGCGCCCAGGAGCAGGGCACCGCCGTCACGGAGACGGTGAGCACCATCGAGGAGATCACCAAGACGTCGGAGGAGGCCGCCGGCCGCGCCCGCGCGGTGAGCGAGTCCGCCCGGCACTCGGAGGAGGTGGGCCGCTCCGGCCGCCGCGCCGTGGAGGAGGCCGTCTCCTCCATGGGCGCCGTGCGCGACCAGGTGGAGTCCATCGCGTCGCGCATCCTCGCCCTGGCCGAGCAGGCCCAGGCCATTGGCGACATCATCACCACCGTCAACGACATCTCCGAGCAGACGCACATGCTCGCGCTCAACGCCTCCATCGAGGCGAGCCGCGCGGGTGAGCACGGCCGCGGCTTCGCCGTCGTCGCCTCCGAGGTGAAGGCCCTGGCGGACCAGTCCAAGAAGGCCACCGCGCAGGTGCGCCAGATTCTTGGCCAGATTCAAAAGGCCACCCACGGCGCGGTGATGACCACGGAGGAGGGCACCAAGAGCGTGTCCGCCGCCACCCGCGTCGTCACGGAGGCGGGCACCACCATCCAGCAGCTTGCGGACCTGCTCACGCAGGCGTCGCTCACGGCCGCGCAGATCGCCGCGTCCGCCAACCAGCAGGCCACCGGCATCGGACAGATCCGCCAGGCGATGCACGACGTGAACCAGGCCACGCAGCAGGGCCTCATCTCGTCGCGGCAGACGGAGCGCGCGATGCAGGACATCAACGCCATGGGCCAGAAGCTCAAGGGGCTGCTCGGGGAGTTCGGGCGCTAA
- a CDS encoding chemotaxis protein CheW: MPKREGIIDWDKARARLEALERATEARNAFTDEAASDALDARARSLARPPVIPVLPGSQREMVRFQAAGQTYALESRFILEVMRAPEFTPLPGAPPLLRGLTLLRGEVLPVVELAPLFGRPASQGTGPVLVVGTARAELGLRTDEVMEVALLTGTELLPAPPSLEEEAGALVSGVSPDGTLVLEGEALLGDERLVFELSEEGVA; encoded by the coding sequence ATGCCGAAGCGCGAAGGAATCATCGACTGGGACAAGGCCCGGGCCCGGCTGGAGGCGCTGGAGCGCGCCACCGAGGCGCGCAACGCCTTCACCGACGAAGCGGCCAGCGACGCGCTCGACGCCCGCGCCCGCTCCCTGGCCCGCCCGCCCGTCATCCCCGTGCTGCCCGGCAGCCAGCGGGAGATGGTGCGCTTCCAGGCCGCGGGCCAGACGTACGCGCTGGAGTCGCGCTTCATCCTGGAGGTCATGCGCGCGCCGGAGTTCACCCCGCTGCCGGGCGCGCCGCCGCTGTTGCGCGGCCTGACGCTGCTGCGCGGGGAGGTGCTGCCCGTGGTGGAGCTGGCGCCCCTGTTCGGCCGGCCCGCGTCGCAGGGCACCGGCCCCGTGCTGGTGGTGGGCACGGCCCGCGCGGAGCTGGGCCTGCGCACGGATGAGGTGATGGAGGTGGCGTTGCTGACGGGCACGGAGCTGTTGCCCGCGCCCCCCTCCCTGGAAGAGGAAGCGGGCGCGCTGGTGTCCGGCGTCAGCCCCGACGGAACGCTCGTCCTGGAGGGAGAGGCCCTCCTCGGCGACGAGCGTCTCGTGTTCGAGCTTTCCGAAGAAGGAGTCGCATGA
- a CDS encoding CheR family methyltransferase produces the protein MIGGVLPPGFKEVLALVEERAGLAAPSCLAAALEGIQRAMARANKDDVTRYLHEVALDNALFDDLLTELTIGETYFFRTHEHFDHLRRVVLPELRERRGQEHLVRAWSAACSSGEEPYSIAALLMAEGWEEHMTVRATDVSRTALSRAQQARYTDWSLRGPSADRMRAHLRQEGRFYWLSQDVKRHVQLGYLNLALETWPSAESGIWQLDVIFCRNVLIYFNRATIEGVARRLHASLDDGGYLFTGPSDPPLGDYAPFEPVLTEWGVLYRKPLAGANAGHFVPLQPLAPLRADGTPFPTGPQGTGRTGSGAFPATLEPRARPSPAGGSSGAAPGMPPTFGADGSLPGASAPWGTGPSGSGAPASGAGPHGGGTPGSGARPVSGGTAARTGTGTRPRFPLSVEALETVRQALARGDWREGARRAGAQSADPEEALAAVRALANLEPRAAVFACGEAAVRHPLVAGLRYLEALLLLGQARLADAEKSARQALYLEPGLAVGHLLLGHVLRRQDQTAAAARAYREAEGLCRKLPPEALVPLAEGERAGALADVARAEWRRLERMEGGDAS, from the coding sequence TTGATCGGCGGCGTCCTCCCCCCGGGCTTCAAGGAAGTGCTCGCCCTGGTGGAGGAGCGCGCGGGGCTCGCCGCGCCCAGCTGTCTGGCCGCCGCGCTGGAGGGCATCCAGCGCGCCATGGCCCGCGCCAACAAGGACGACGTCACGCGCTACCTGCATGAGGTGGCGCTGGACAACGCGCTCTTCGATGACCTGCTCACCGAGCTCACCATCGGGGAGACGTACTTCTTCCGCACCCACGAGCACTTCGACCACCTGCGCCGCGTGGTGCTGCCGGAATTGCGCGAGCGCCGGGGACAGGAGCACCTGGTGCGCGCGTGGAGCGCGGCGTGCTCCTCCGGCGAGGAGCCCTACTCCATCGCCGCGCTGCTGATGGCCGAGGGCTGGGAAGAGCACATGACGGTGCGCGCGACGGACGTGTCGCGCACGGCGCTCAGCCGCGCCCAGCAGGCCCGCTACACGGACTGGTCCCTGCGCGGCCCCTCCGCGGACCGCATGCGCGCCCACCTCCGGCAGGAGGGCCGCTTCTACTGGCTGTCGCAGGACGTGAAGCGCCACGTGCAGCTGGGCTACCTCAACCTGGCGCTGGAGACGTGGCCCTCGGCGGAGAGCGGCATCTGGCAGCTGGACGTCATCTTCTGCCGCAACGTCCTCATCTACTTCAACCGCGCCACCATCGAGGGCGTGGCGCGCAGGCTCCACGCGTCGCTGGATGACGGCGGGTACCTGTTCACGGGGCCGTCGGATCCGCCGCTGGGCGACTACGCGCCGTTCGAGCCGGTCCTCACCGAGTGGGGCGTGCTGTACCGCAAGCCCCTGGCCGGCGCGAACGCGGGGCACTTCGTTCCGCTCCAGCCGCTGGCGCCGCTGCGCGCGGACGGCACGCCCTTTCCCACCGGGCCCCAGGGGACGGGGCGCACCGGCTCAGGAGCGTTCCCCGCGACGCTGGAGCCTCGGGCCCGGCCGTCCCCGGCGGGGGGCTCCAGCGGGGCCGCGCCGGGGATGCCTCCGACCTTCGGAGCCGACGGCTCCCTCCCGGGGGCTTCCGCGCCCTGGGGAACCGGGCCCTCCGGCTCCGGTGCTCCCGCGTCGGGAGCGGGGCCTCATGGTGGCGGCACGCCTGGGTCGGGCGCCAGGCCCGTCTCCGGTGGCACCGCGGCCAGGACCGGGACCGGGACCCGGCCCCGCTTCCCGCTGAGCGTGGAGGCGCTGGAGACCGTGCGCCAGGCGCTGGCCCGGGGCGACTGGCGCGAGGGGGCACGGCGGGCGGGGGCCCAATCGGCCGACCCGGAGGAGGCGCTGGCCGCGGTCCGTGCACTGGCCAACCTGGAGCCCCGCGCGGCGGTGTTCGCCTGCGGGGAGGCCGCTGTTCGTCACCCACTGGTCGCCGGTCTGCGCTATCTGGAGGCCCTGCTGCTGCTGGGTCAGGCGCGGCTGGCCGACGCGGAGAAGTCCGCCCGGCAGGCGCTCTACCTGGAGCCGGGGCTCGCGGTGGGCCACCTGCTCCTGGGCCACGTGCTGCGCCGGCAGGACCAGACCGCCGCCGCCGCCCGGGCCTACCGCGAGGCGGAAGGGCTGTGCCGGAAGCTGCCGCCAGAGGCGCTGGTGCCCCTGGCGGAAGGTGAGCGGGCCGGAGCACTGGCGGACGTGGCCCGCGCGGAGTGGCGGCGCCTGGAGCGGATGGAAGGCGGAGACGCGAGCTGA